TAAGAGGATGACAAGAAGTGTTCAATCTGCAGAACAATCTCACAGGAGGCTTGTCACCAGCAGCCAACCGTCGTCAGGAGCTAGTGAATTGCTTCAGATAGAGGCAATTAGATCCTCCTATACATCACAAACTGCTGGTGGTGTTAGACCAAGATACCCTTATATACTTGCAAACGATTCTAAAGAACTCTCTTCTTCAAGGAATATCACTGCAGCTCAGCATGTACCATCAGTAAGGCCAGCTGAAGCTTCAAGAATGGTTCATATGGCGGGAAATGACCTCATCGACTCTTCTCAGCTAAAAGTCCTTACCCCTGTGACCATGAGGTCAGCACTGGCTGCCAGGAATCCATTGACAGGTCTTCCCTCTGCAAATGGAAGCATGCTACAAAGCCCATATCCTGTACGAACCTACTGATTATTTATCTTACTGATTTTCTATCTTGAATCATTGTTGGTAGAATGCTAGTCTTATCTTGAACTGGATAACTGAGGTAGGAATTTTAAGTGACATTCAATATCATGAGCTCAGCTGTAACCTCTTTAGTTGTCCTTCTGGGGAACAACACAGACAGTGTTACATAAATTAGTAGATCAGTTTTTACTTGAGATAGTTTTTCTGGCTCTAATCCACCCTGACATGCTTCCTGCTATTTTTTGTCGAGCCAAATTGTTGCCTATATTTTCTCTGTATACTGGAATTTAGCACTgcttatatttaaaataatggaTTGCTGATGGAAGTTAAATTACTATGGCATTGTTTGACCATGTTCAAGAATGCCTTGGTTGCTAATGCTTATTGGAAATTTCTTTTGTCTGTGTTGTTTTACTATTATCTGTGTGATTTTCCaacaatttttctatttctCCTTCCTGCAACATAGCATTCTTTGCATTCCTTTTCCTGGTATTGAAATTTCAGTGAGTTATATTGAAAACTTCTTAGTTTATTCATATGTCAATATTTCTGCATTGCTTGTCAACAAAGTCCAAATTAGTTGTTAGTTCTCACAATTAATGTCTTTCTCATAACACCATCTTTTCTTAGCTACTGTGGATTTTTGTCTCATTTCCCTTTATGGCTGGTATGAAGGAGAAGGAAGAAATATTTGTAAATGGACAGAATTTATATGAATATCTTAAACATTGTTCTATCTGGTGTTGTACAGGATCAACCTCCTGTGACCGTAGCCAGTCTATTAAATTCACTCGGTTTGGGGAAGTACGCTATCCACTTTCAAGCCGAGGAGGTGAATAGTACTAATGTTAATTGATGAATCAcgtgttttagttttttttatcatttctttgTTATCACATTATCTCAGCATTATGAACATTCTAAATATCAATACTGGTACTGTGGCTGAAAAAGTTTCAAGGGTGAACTAGATTTCACTGCAAAGAGTAACAAGGTCATGGCATTACGTTGTTTCATGTTGGATAGACAACCTTCTCGTCTTCATAATAaaaggattatttttttatgaggaGCAAGTTAAAATGGTACTTAATATTCTGCATTAAATCTTTTCTCCTGGTGTACTTGATTCCTATTGCACACATATATACAGTTAGCAGGCTGCTCATTATTTAGAGAAGTATCTTCTGTTATGTGATGTGGTGACGGAGTCAGGAATTCAAAAGAAAGTTCTTTTGCCAAAGAGATTCAACaactaaaatatatacaaaaaaataatttttccctATCTACGTAGTGTAGTTTTTCAACGAAGGGGGTTCAATTGATTCCCCTCGCACCCCTTTGGCTCCGCCCCTGATGTGATGAATATGTTACGTGACAAATTTTCTAATAGTTGGTTAGATTTATGTATTCGAACACAAATCAATCTTTAAAGTTTCTTCGTTTGTCTGTATCACATATTATTTATTAGGTCACATGTTACTTATCCCATGACATTTCCTATTTAGTCCATTTGATCTACCTCTTTGTCTGTCCTCCCAACTAATGAATTTGTTAATAGATGCATTACGGGCCTTTCAAATTCTTTGTATAAATGTCTTTTGTTGTTTATAATGCTTCCTGAGAGGTATTATGTGTCACATTGAAGCCCTTCATCCCTTCTGTTGTCCTCCCTTTCTAACCATGTGCTCATCTTGGACTTCTAATCTGAGATTATTACTTGTGTAAAGGATAGTGGCCTCACTGCTGTTCACAAATTGAAAGTTTCACCATTGGCCCATAACATTCTCAATCATCCTCTATTTTCCCCATCCATGTCCTTTGTGACACGGTTCGACTGAATAATCAGTCCATCTCTTTTATCTGTTTGTTCACGTGCCTCACTTAATGTTTTTGTTTAAGTGATTTAGTATACTTCGCCAAGAACTTGAGAGATCCTAGTTCAACTCCTTTCTTTAGTGATGTGATGCCTGTTTTACCCATTTCAGGTAGACATGGCTGCACTGAAGCAAATGGGGGACCGTGACCTGAAGGAACTAGGGATACCAATGGTACGTGTTGTTTCAGTCACCTTATTTGGAAAATCACACTTCACAAATTCTACTGCAAGTTCATATATGCTAAGTTTGCTATGCATGGTGACACCTATTCACTTCCCTGGAAATAAAGGGATATTATCTCGTTGGGGTGGGAAGAAGGCTAAGCTTCTCAATTATACTGAACTGTTGGATAGTTGCTACACTTTTCCCATTTTCGCCTCTAATTGTTGTTGCATTCTGGGGATTTGCAGGGACCCAGGAAGAAGATTCTACTGGCTATGCTTTCCCAAACTAGAAGGCCTGTGTAATATGGTTTTATGTGTTCAATGCAATGCTCCTCTATTGTTTTTAAGCTGAAGTTATCAAACTGGCTGTTCTTGGGAAATGTATATAAAGGGTAGCGGAAAAATGCTAGAGTATTGGAAGAATGTTTGTTGTATAAAAGACAGTATATAACAGTGAAATTATCTCTTTCGTTTAAATGCTTGTTGTATAAAAGACAGTATATAACAGTGAAATTATCTCTTTCGTTTTTGGGGCGAGGCTGATATTTTTGTGAATTTATTTTAGAGAAGAACTGTTTGACATGGGAAGCATATTCCTATTGAGAAGATTAAGTGTACATTGATATGATTCCGTAGTGTTATGTCTTTCTTAAACTCAGtgttttatcataaataatgtaattacaaTAGACAAATGAACAGTAATGCACTGTGAAACGATCAACAAGCTTTAACAGAAGGGTTAGCAGGGCGTGAGGATGAGGCACGACTTTTATTCCCACAATCATTCCCACCCCTTGCAAGCAAAGCAGTCAAAAACTTGTTATTGGCTTCCTTAACCAACGGCTGTGATGATGAAGAAGTGCGGTTACAGGCGTGATCAGCAGGAAACCTGTGTCTGAGGCAAACTTGAATCCGGCAAGTCTTGCAAGTGCTAGTGTTGGAGAAGGTCAAAATCCCCTTGCATCTCTTCACAGGGCAGGtaggtttcttcttcttcttagggTCACAATCCCTGGATTCCTCGTGTTTTCGTAATATTGCTTTATGGTCTTCAACCTGACAGCCGGTAGTTTCAATGGACATGGAACAAATTTCGCACACCAAAACCATTCGGCTGTTAAAGTCGGATTTTGGGCATTCATGAGACTTGCATGATCTATGTTCCACACAAAATACCTGCACAGAGGTTTGAATCAAAACAACTTTTTCTTTACCGCCCAATTCAGTGGTGTATGTTGAAGCTCTAATGACAACGACAAATAAAAAGATTTGAactttacaataatttttttggtattGAGTAAAGCAAAATCGTACAATGAAAGTGGAAGGTTAAAAGTGGCAAACCTTTTGACAGGCATGGCAGGTAAAAGGGAGAAAATCGAGTTGATGACAATCAGAGAGTTGACAATGTTTTCCTAAATCTGGATAAGCTTCTGTTCCTCCTTCcatttgttgttgtagttgcCTGGAATGGAGTTTTCATGGCTATATATAAGAGTTAATAGTAGGATTTTAGGATGCTTGGCTTGGGCAATAAGCCAGAACAATTTACAGGTCGGCGCTCCTAAGGAAGACGTGGAGGTGCTGCATACGCGCTTTCGTCATCTATCGGATTCGGGTCGATCAATGTGAGTGACCCAGTACGATCCAGAAAGTTCATGGCTTGCTGCATACTCTGGGGGAGGGGGGGGCCCAGGCCTCAACTTCTGGGCCTGAACTTGCACAAGAAAGCAAACATGAACCGAACTGTATCCATTCAAGGCCCAATAATGGCACAAAGTTTTCGTCTTCGGCAATGACAATATACATGTtttatagggaaaatgcataagtaccccccagtctatgcccgaaatcccagagacacacctaacctttactaaggtcctattagcccccgaacttaatttatctataatattctacccctttttggcctacgtggcactatccttgaaaaaaatgtcaatatgCGCTGGGCCCACctgatagtgccacgtaggccaaaaaggggtagaatattacatataaaatatgttcgggggggtaataggaccttagtaaaggttaggtgtgtctctgggatttcgggtataggctggggggtacttatgcattttccctgtTTTATATGATAAAGTTATTAGAGCTACTAATATTTGGTGTTTAATAAGGTAgaaattattaatcaaataagatattttctatgaaaatgagaaaaataacttACTTTACTTATGTACCAAAGTTACTTTCTTTACTGTTATCTTTAACTTTTTATTGCATATTCCTTGCTCtaacaaacacaaacacattactGTTGATTTTTACTACTATGAATTTATGTGGACGAATTCTAAAAGAATTGAACGAGGAGTCGTAGGAGGTGAATCACATTAACCAATCAAAtactatcaaaaatatttttcacaaaaaataacTTTCGtcatataaacaaataatttgtTGGCAAAAGGTTTTGTATTATCAATCAATGTATATAGTAATTTCGAAGTCCAACTTTCTTGCTGAATTCACCAATTCCAAGGTTTGTCATACACTTGTAGGCTAATAGTGcaaaattttcatactaatgtATTTTAACACATGCTCTAATTAATTTCCCACCCTTCCTCTAATTATTGTGTTGTTCACTTCTAATTAATAAATCAAGAGACAGGAATCAGGATGCACATGCAATCATGCATGAGACATCATTGGAAAAAAATCATGGGATTTATCAACCATAATAGCAATAGAGAAGTGGAGTGACTATGAAACATCATTGGTCAAATTTATGTCATTAATTtatcaacaatttaaaaaaaaaaacaattcaattGAAGAGCGCAAAAAAAAAGAGGGTAACATTTGACTTGACAAAATTCACATCCTTCTTGGTCGTAAAGTCAATAATAGCTCTTCCAtaccaataaataaataaagtccCTTGCCCATTTGTAAAGTGGAAATTCCTTTGCTTTTATAAAGTTTCTTCTAAAGCATAAATGCTCTCTCgtatattatttataatgttatatCTATATCTACTTTAATTTTTAGCTTGGTGTAAAGGACCACAACAcccataataaaaaagaaatactatTAATTGTCAAATATTATGATATTCGGATATGGTAGATCAGATTAATATtactaataaatattttgttccaGATGTCAAGGCTAAATTAGTTATTATTAcctttaatcaaaataaattggTAGCTaagtaattattatatatttcatGAAGCAAATGCGAGCCAGTTAAGGCTAATAAATTATCAAGTATAAGCAACCTGCGTAAAGTTTTATAGATGTACTTATTTACTGGCTCTATAGCATAACAAATCTTTATTGCATGAGTATTGATTAAGCAATAGATTTTCAAggaataatataatttttaacaaaattttgCAAGCTGAGGGAATGCAATTTTGTCTCTTTACATGCTTCTTGATAATTATATCACGCcatgaattgattttttatacTGAGTTATTAATTTCacaatttaatttcttaatatGATATCAAAGTTAGATTCACCTTTATTATTAGTCTATGCAATATGAGATCTTATTGTATTAGGTTATTCATgcttcatatatctcagttctTGAGCATGCAAAGGACGTTAAAAATGTTCCGTATTTATAGTTTAGTACGACTATTTTattagatttattttgttaaatactCCATTCGTTTATATTTACTTGCCACTTAACTTGACACATTcattaagaaaagaagtatAGATATAAGTATTGTATCATAttatccctattaattgatGTGTAATATTAGatcttagaaaatattttggagaATAAGTATTTAATACTAAggggaaaatataaaaaaaaaaaaaaagaattatattttcttcatatgtcaaaagtgacaaataaaaatgaaaatttattttatgaataagTGTCACgtaaaagtgaatggaggaAGTAGATTTAAGGttcattttcttaatatagTTTATGGTCATACTTTTCTCGAGAAGCCAACACAAAAATCTAATCCCACAATAAAGTGTCAATTTTCAACCAATATTTCAATTGGAACCAATTAATTGTCGATTGAATAATACAGTTGCTGGTGGTTTGAAAAAGGTTAATGTCCCACAATTATTATGAAAATGAATTGTCATTTGTCGTGGTAGAATAGATTAATTGAGTAATTAGTAAAGAATTTTGTAAATATGATACACGACAAAGTCAAAAAGGATATCTCTATTTGAGTGGTTGTTATGTTAACTGATTGAACATTTTGCTTTTCAAAATTAGGGAGGACTATTTTGTGACATTACGTGAATATATTAGAAGCAAATTAAAGACAAAAGGGTTAAGGACCATCCAGAATTTATGGACTTTAATTGCTAATAATTGTAGGATGACATAATTAATGAGACTTTAAGAAGGCTTTTTCCTTGATGGAGACTTTACtcagaaaattaattttgaagatTAATCAAAAGGACTGGTGATACAATTGGGAGAAAAGAAAGTTTGTTTCATGAGGTAGgtttttttaatacataataa
The Solanum stenotomum isolate F172 chromosome 12, ASM1918654v1, whole genome shotgun sequence DNA segment above includes these coding regions:
- the LOC125848866 gene encoding uncharacterized protein LOC125848866 isoform X2, encoding MARPQVTITLGRSGQVVKRSSASQGNGFSQQSSSRGKRSLRETYRTDSEDPTKSLRKRVRGDKDAGGSRYGRQSGARIGKNDLRLKLTHRRRQREILLQIEERKREQHKRMTRSVQSAEQSHRRLVTSSQPSSGASELLQIEAIRSSYTSQTAGGVRPRYPYILANDSKELSSSRNITAAQHVPSVRPAEASRMVHMAGNDLIDSSQLKVLTPVTMRSALAARNPLTGLPSANGSMLQSPYPDQPPVTVASLLNSLGLGKYAIHFQAEEVDMAALKQMGDRDLKELGIPMGPRKKILLAMLSQTRRPV
- the LOC125848866 gene encoding uncharacterized protein LOC125848866 isoform X1: MARPQVTITLGRSGQKVVKRSSASQGNGFSQQSSSRGKRSLRETYRTDSEDPTKSLRKRVRGDKDAGGSRYGRQSGARIGKNDLRLKLTHRRRQREILLQIEERKREQHKRMTRSVQSAEQSHRRLVTSSQPSSGASELLQIEAIRSSYTSQTAGGVRPRYPYILANDSKELSSSRNITAAQHVPSVRPAEASRMVHMAGNDLIDSSQLKVLTPVTMRSALAARNPLTGLPSANGSMLQSPYPDQPPVTVASLLNSLGLGKYAIHFQAEEVDMAALKQMGDRDLKELGIPMGPRKKILLAMLSQTRRPV
- the LOC125848171 gene encoding zinc finger AN1 domain-containing stress-associated protein 12, with amino-acid sequence MEGGTEAYPDLGKHCQLSDCHQLDFLPFTCHACQKVFCVEHRSCKSHECPKSDFNSRMVLVCEICSMSIETTGCQVEDHKAILRKHEESRDCDPKKKKKPTCPVKRCKGILTFSNTSTCKTCRIQVCLRHRFPADHACNRTSSSSQPLVKEANNKFLTALLARGGNDCGNKSRASSSRPANPSVKAC